The Thalassotalea psychrophila genome window below encodes:
- the dusA gene encoding tRNA dihydrouridine(20/20a) synthase DusA, which yields MFSEKLSVAPMLDWTDKHCRYFLRQLSSHTVMYTEMVTTGAILFGKGDYLSYNTEEHPLVLQLGGSDPKALTECAKMAEQHGYDAININVGCPSDRVQNGRFGACLMAEPELVAECVQTMKNAVKVPITVKSRIGIDDLDSYEFLHSFVEVVGKAGCEHFIVHARKAWLSGLSPKQNREVPPLDYSRVYQIKQDFNHLDISINGGIKTLAESVEHLEHIDGVMIGREIYQNPYMLSQADQIIFTDEKPIITREEVIDAMCDYIDRNVANGGRVWHVVRHMLGLTNGLPGARRYRRYLSENAGREGASSNVLREAFALTGKLENVPISI from the coding sequence ATGTTTTCAGAAAAACTTTCAGTCGCGCCAATGCTTGATTGGACCGATAAGCACTGTCGCTATTTTTTACGCCAATTATCTAGCCACACGGTGATGTATACCGAAATGGTTACTACCGGGGCTATTTTATTTGGTAAAGGTGATTATTTATCTTACAACACCGAGGAGCATCCATTGGTGCTGCAACTTGGCGGTAGTGATCCTAAAGCACTTACCGAGTGCGCGAAAATGGCCGAGCAGCACGGCTATGATGCTATTAACATTAATGTTGGGTGTCCTTCAGACAGGGTTCAAAATGGTCGCTTTGGCGCATGCTTAATGGCAGAGCCTGAACTTGTCGCTGAGTGTGTACAAACTATGAAAAATGCAGTTAAAGTTCCAATTACGGTTAAATCGAGGATCGGCATTGACGATTTAGACAGCTACGAATTTTTACACAGTTTTGTTGAAGTTGTTGGTAAAGCCGGTTGTGAGCATTTTATTGTTCATGCCCGTAAAGCATGGTTAAGTGGGTTAAGTCCAAAGCAAAATCGTGAAGTTCCGCCGTTAGATTATTCTCGCGTTTATCAAATAAAGCAGGATTTCAACCATCTTGATATTTCAATCAATGGTGGCATTAAAACGTTGGCTGAAAGCGTTGAGCATTTAGAACATATTGATGGCGTAATGATTGGTCGTGAAATTTATCAAAACCCTTATATGTTAAGTCAGGCCGATCAGATTATTTTCACAGATGAAAAACCAATAATAACTCGTGAAGAAGTTATTGATGCGATGTGTGATTATATTGATCGTAACGTCGCAAATGGCGGGAGAGTATGGCATGTAGTACGCCATATGTTGGGCCTAACTAATGGATTACCAGGAGCTAGACGTTATCGTAGATATTTAAGCGAGAATGCCGGACGCGAGGGTGCAAGTTCCAATGTGTTGCGTGAAGCCTTTGCATTAACGGGTAAACTGGAAAACGTTCCTATTTCCATTTAG
- the zur gene encoding zinc uptake transcriptional repressor Zur encodes MNAQQLLQQARLTCQKSGARLTTAREQVFLLLAENDGAIGAYDLLEKLQTVEPGAKPATVYRALDFLAAQGFVHKIESINSFLLCDHFSECNHPVQLLICDNCGNVEEIQSNNLDLALRAMADASGFSINKQVVEAHGKCKTCQ; translated from the coding sequence ATGAACGCTCAACAGCTTTTACAACAAGCCCGATTAACTTGTCAAAAATCAGGTGCTCGTTTAACAACAGCACGTGAACAGGTATTTCTGTTACTTGCCGAAAATGACGGCGCTATTGGTGCTTATGATTTATTAGAGAAGCTACAAACTGTCGAACCGGGTGCAAAACCTGCGACTGTTTACCGAGCTTTAGATTTTCTCGCGGCGCAAGGTTTTGTACATAAAATTGAATCTATTAATTCGTTTTTGTTATGTGATCACTTCAGTGAATGCAATCACCCGGTACAATTATTAATTTGTGATAATTGTGGAAATGTTGAAGAAATTCAATCGAACAATCTCGATTTAGCGCTAAGGGCTATGGCAGATGCCAGTGGTTTTAGCATTAATAAGCAGGTAGTTGAAGCACACGGCAAGTGTAAAACCTGTCAGTAA
- a CDS encoding DUF2375 family protein, with amino-acid sequence MGSETSTVTVLYYDQNDMTSICSDVLNNLEVQTDDRVIFPSSYRDDKIIIAVLDGDCQVRNSLGDRAIFS; translated from the coding sequence ATGGGAAGCGAAACCAGTACGGTCACTGTGTTGTATTATGATCAAAATGACATGACGTCTATTTGCTCAGATGTACTAAATAATTTAGAAGTTCAAACAGATGATAGAGTGATTTTTCCAAGCTCATACCGGGATGATAAAATAATTATTGCGGTGTTAGATGGTGATTGCCAAGTTCGTAATTCACTTGGCGATAGAGCAATATTTTCTTAA
- the dnaB gene encoding replicative DNA helicase codes for MAQKQEFKRDFKKDFKNANDKQVDQLKIAPHSLEAEQSVLGGLLLDNNSWDNVAERVVSNDFYSRAHRIIFESIGELIEKGNPVDLITLSEGLENQQQIDDVGGFVYLAEMMKNTPSAANICAYADIVRERAVTRELIKVAHEIADAGYDPQGRPSSELLDFAESKVFQIAEQRASKSEGPENIHSVMEKTVDKIEKLYGQPHGGVTGVSTGFSDLDKMTAGLQPSDLIIVAARPSMGKTTFAMNLAENAAMMQDKPALIFSLEMPSDQIMMRMLASLGRIDQTKIRTGQLGDEDWARLSSTMGLLMEKGKMFVDDAAGLTPTEVRSRARRVARDNGGISMIMIDYLQLMRVPQFSDNRTLEIAEISRSLKALAKELQVPVVALSQLNRGLEQRADKRPINSDLRESGSIEQDADLIMFIYRDEVYNDDSPDKGTAEIILGKQRNGPIGRVRLTFQGQFSRFDNFAGPGGIMDED; via the coding sequence ATGGCGCAAAAGCAAGAATTCAAAAGAGACTTTAAAAAAGACTTTAAGAACGCAAATGATAAACAAGTTGATCAGCTTAAAATTGCTCCTCATTCATTAGAAGCTGAGCAATCTGTGCTAGGCGGTTTATTACTAGATAATAACTCTTGGGATAATGTTGCTGAGCGTGTTGTTAGTAATGACTTCTACTCTCGTGCGCATCGAATTATTTTTGAAAGCATTGGTGAGCTGATTGAAAAAGGCAACCCTGTTGACCTTATAACACTATCTGAAGGCTTAGAAAATCAGCAGCAAATTGATGATGTTGGCGGTTTTGTATATCTTGCCGAAATGATGAAGAATACACCTAGTGCTGCCAATATTTGCGCCTATGCAGATATCGTACGCGAGCGGGCTGTTACGCGCGAGTTAATTAAAGTTGCCCATGAAATTGCCGATGCTGGTTATGATCCACAAGGTAGACCTAGTAGTGAGTTACTTGATTTTGCCGAGTCAAAAGTTTTCCAAATAGCTGAACAGCGTGCAAGTAAATCAGAAGGTCCTGAAAACATTCACTCAGTAATGGAAAAAACTGTAGATAAAATAGAAAAACTTTACGGCCAACCACATGGTGGTGTAACTGGAGTTTCTACTGGCTTTTCTGACCTTGATAAAATGACCGCTGGTTTGCAGCCTTCTGATTTGATTATTGTTGCAGCAAGACCATCAATGGGTAAAACCACTTTTGCGATGAACCTAGCTGAAAATGCAGCAATGATGCAAGATAAACCCGCGCTTATATTTTCACTAGAGATGCCTTCCGATCAAATCATGATGCGTATGCTTGCGTCTCTTGGGCGTATTGACCAAACCAAAATTCGTACTGGTCAACTGGGCGACGAGGATTGGGCACGCCTTTCATCGACAATGGGATTGTTGATGGAAAAAGGTAAAATGTTTGTTGATGATGCAGCAGGCCTTACACCTACTGAAGTTCGCTCTCGCGCTAGACGTGTTGCCCGAGATAACGGCGGTATATCGATGATCATGATTGATTATCTACAACTTATGCGAGTGCCTCAGTTTAGTGATAACCGAACCTTGGAAATTGCAGAAATATCACGCTCATTAAAAGCCTTAGCAAAAGAATTACAAGTACCTGTTGTTGCATTATCTCAGTTGAACCGTGGTCTTGAGCAACGTGCCGATAAAAGACCGATAAACTCAGATTTACGTGAGTCAGGCTCAATTGAGCAAGATGCCGATTTGATCATGTTTATTTATCGTGATGAAGTTTACAACGACGATTCTCCTGACAAAGGTACTGCTGAAATTATTCTAGGTAAGCAACGTAATGGTCCAATTGGTCGTGTACGGTTAACCTTCCAAGGCCAATTTTCACGTTTTGATAATTTTGCCGGCCCTGGTGGAATTATGGATGAAGATTAA
- a CDS encoding SpoVR family protein: protein MAVDFSFDKLPDCAEWTFDYLEKYKQQIDRVAKFYGLDTYPNQLEMITSEQMMDAYASVGMPIGYNHWSFGKRFLQTQQNYMRGHMGLAYEIVINSNPCITYLMEENTLTMQALVMAHASYGHNSFFKGNYLFQTWTEADSIIDYLLFAKNYIHQCEQTYGINEVEATLDACHALMSHGVDRYKRPQKMSLAKELEQQQERELYLQSQVDQLWQKLDNNNTERDKQSSNERIFPESPQENILYFIEKNAPLLTPWQREIVRIVRKTAQYFYPQKQTQVMNEGWACFWHYTIINHLFDEGLLTNKFMLEFLHHHTSVINQPAYNSPQYTGINPYALGFSMYSDIRRICEHPSDEDKEWFPQLTGSNWLEAVKSAMQNYKDESFISQYLSPHLIREFKFFELVDDDKQNHIEVTSIHNDKGYQKIRTALAKQYDLSHIEANIQIINADIEGDRSLTLEYIPQNNVNLADTKDEVIKHLHYLWQFDVNLVTQDKEMYTQILSHCPEELEP from the coding sequence ATGGCCGTTGATTTTAGCTTTGATAAATTACCTGATTGTGCCGAGTGGACCTTTGACTATTTGGAAAAGTATAAACAACAAATCGATCGGGTGGCGAAATTTTATGGCCTAGATACCTACCCAAATCAGCTTGAAATGATTACATCCGAGCAAATGATGGATGCTTACGCCAGTGTAGGTATGCCGATTGGATATAATCATTGGAGTTTTGGTAAGCGCTTTTTGCAAACACAGCAAAACTATATGCGTGGTCATATGGGTTTAGCCTACGAAATAGTGATTAACTCGAATCCTTGTATTACTTATTTGATGGAAGAAAATACTTTAACCATGCAGGCATTGGTAATGGCGCATGCAAGTTATGGTCATAATTCATTTTTTAAAGGTAATTATTTATTTCAAACCTGGACCGAGGCGGACTCTATTATTGATTATCTATTGTTTGCTAAAAATTATATCCATCAATGTGAACAAACATATGGCATAAATGAAGTAGAAGCCACTTTGGATGCATGCCATGCGTTAATGAGCCACGGAGTAGACCGTTATAAAAGACCACAAAAAATGTCACTGGCGAAAGAACTGGAGCAACAACAAGAGCGAGAACTGTATTTGCAATCGCAAGTGGATCAATTGTGGCAAAAGTTAGATAACAATAATACTGAACGAGATAAACAAAGTAGCAATGAACGTATTTTTCCTGAATCACCACAAGAAAATATATTATATTTCATTGAAAAAAATGCCCCTTTACTTACGCCATGGCAGAGAGAAATTGTACGTATAGTGCGTAAAACTGCGCAATATTTTTATCCTCAAAAACAAACCCAAGTAATGAATGAGGGATGGGCTTGTTTTTGGCATTACACCATTATTAATCATCTTTTTGATGAAGGCTTATTAACGAACAAGTTTATGCTGGAGTTTTTACATCACCACACAAGTGTCATTAATCAACCCGCATATAATTCGCCTCAATATACAGGAATAAACCCATATGCCTTGGGGTTTAGCATGTATTCTGATATTCGCCGTATTTGTGAACACCCAAGTGATGAAGATAAAGAGTGGTTTCCACAACTTACCGGTAGCAATTGGCTTGAGGCAGTGAAATCAGCGATGCAAAATTATAAGGATGAAAGTTTTATTAGCCAGTACCTTTCACCGCACCTTATACGCGAGTTCAAATTTTTTGAACTCGTTGATGATGACAAACAAAATCACATAGAAGTGACATCGATACATAATGATAAAGGTTATCAAAAAATTCGCACTGCATTGGCTAAGCAGTATGATTTGAGTCATATTGAAGCGAACATTCAGATTATTAACGCTGACATTGAAGGCGATCGTTCGTTAACGTTGGAGTATATTCCGCAAAATAATGTTAATTTAGCTGATACTAAAGACGAAGTAATAAAGCATTTACATTACTTATGGCAGTTTGATGTTAATTTAGTAACCCAAGACAAAGAAATGTACACTCAAATATTAAGCCATTGTCCTGAAGAGCTTGAACCTTAA
- a CDS encoding YeaH/YhbH family protein encodes MAVFIDKRLNAKNKSMANRQRFVRRYKSQIKHSLAESINRRKVTDHQSDEDVSISKKDLSEPTFKQGEGGIKQRIYPGNDQFSEGDKIPRPKTSQGTGTGESGASDSGVGEDDFIFSISADEYLNLLFDDLELPNLQFNQVDKLIDYKTVRAGYCNEGAIANIDIVKSLQGSIARRMVMTSDKRKQLKHCQQQLVLLEQKNEDQSAAKIQLTEKIAILKDKIAKVPFIDTFDLRYRNYDKQTIPSSKAVMFCLMDVSGSMVQATKDMAKRFYILLYLFLTRNYKTINVVYIIHHTQAKEVDEQNFFYSKETGGTIISSALKLLYQIIKKRYNSKDWNIYVAQASDGDNWQDDTPKCYQLLANKILPIIRFYSYIEINNNEPKSLWLEYQRLIDKYPHFTMRQITEVADIYPVFRDLFKKTANINAGWGQYGR; translated from the coding sequence ATGGCTGTTTTTATCGACAAACGTTTAAATGCAAAAAACAAATCTATGGCCAATCGCCAAAGATTCGTGCGTCGTTATAAAAGTCAAATTAAACACTCATTAGCTGAATCTATTAATCGTCGTAAAGTAACTGACCATCAGTCTGATGAGGATGTCAGTATTTCTAAAAAAGATTTATCGGAGCCTACATTTAAACAAGGTGAGGGGGGTATTAAGCAGCGAATCTATCCAGGTAATGACCAGTTTAGTGAAGGCGATAAAATACCAAGGCCAAAGACTTCTCAAGGCACAGGGACTGGTGAAAGTGGCGCAAGTGATAGTGGTGTAGGAGAAGATGATTTTATTTTTTCTATCTCGGCAGACGAGTATTTAAATTTACTGTTTGACGATTTAGAACTACCCAATTTGCAATTCAATCAAGTTGATAAACTTATCGACTACAAAACTGTACGCGCTGGTTATTGCAATGAGGGCGCTATTGCCAATATTGATATTGTAAAGTCATTACAAGGCTCTATCGCAAGACGCATGGTAATGACGAGTGATAAACGTAAACAGCTTAAACATTGTCAGCAACAGCTTGTACTACTTGAGCAAAAAAATGAAGACCAATCAGCAGCAAAAATACAGTTAACCGAAAAAATAGCAATACTGAAAGATAAAATAGCGAAAGTACCGTTTATTGATACCTTCGATTTACGCTATAGAAACTACGATAAACAAACTATTCCTTCCTCAAAAGCGGTCATGTTTTGTTTAATGGATGTATCTGGCTCGATGGTACAAGCGACGAAAGATATGGCGAAACGTTTTTATATTTTACTGTATTTATTTTTAACGCGAAATTATAAAACTATTAATGTGGTGTATATCATCCACCATACCCAGGCTAAAGAAGTTGATGAACAAAATTTTTTCTATTCAAAAGAAACTGGCGGTACCATCATTTCCAGCGCACTTAAATTACTCTATCAAATCATCAAAAAACGCTATAACTCGAAAGACTGGAATATTTATGTAGCACAGGCTTCTGACGGGGATAATTGGCAGGACGATACGCCAAAATGCTATCAACTATTGGCTAATAAGATACTGCCGATAATTCGATTTTATAGTTACATAGAGATAAATAATAATGAGCCCAAATCGTTATGGTTGGAGTATCAAAGACTCATTGATAAATACCCACACTTTACCATGAGGCAAATTACTGAGGTGGCAGATATTTATCCCGTGTTTAGAGATTTATTTAAAAAAACAGCAAATATTAACGCTGGTTGGGGGCAATATGGCCGTTGA
- a CDS encoding PrkA family serine protein kinase, translating to MSIFKHYQSRYDLAKEEELTLTEFLELCRNDKLTYANAAERLLAAIGEPELIDTSQNLVLSRLFSNRVITRYPAFAEFFGMEEAIEQIVSYLTHASQGLEEKKQVLYLLGPVGGGKSSLAEKLKELMQQLPIYVLSANGKRSPVNDHPFCLFDPEADGKILTEDYNIPSRYLNTIMSPWIVKRLHEFNGDISKFKVVKLHPSIIDQIAIAKTEPGDDNNQDISSLVGKVDIRQLEHFAQNDADAYSYSGALCRANQGLMEFVEMFKAPIKVLHPLLTATQEGNYNSTEGLSALPFSGVLLAHSNESEWITFKNNKNNEAFLDRVYIVKIPYCLRMSEEVKIYQKLLDNSELSDAQCAPSTLSILAQFSILSRLFSPENSSIYSKMKVYNGESLKDTDPKAKSYQEYRDFAGVDEGMSGVSTRFAFKILARVFNFDHLEIAANPVHLFYVLEQQIEREQLAKEVADSYLEFIKDYLIPEYIEFIGKEIQTAYLESYSEYGQNIFDRYVVYADFWIQDQEYRDTDTGQILNRSTLNTELEKIEKPAGISNPKDFRNEIVNFVLRAKANNNGKNPLWTSYEKLRTVIEKKMFSNTEDLLPVISFNTKSSSQDQQKHDEFVQRMITKGYTAKQVRLLSEWYLRVRKSS from the coding sequence ATGAGTATTTTTAAACATTATCAGAGCCGCTACGACTTAGCTAAAGAAGAGGAGCTAACGTTAACTGAATTCCTTGAGCTTTGTCGTAATGACAAATTAACCTATGCCAATGCAGCAGAGCGGTTATTAGCTGCAATAGGTGAACCAGAATTAATTGATACTTCGCAAAATCTAGTATTAAGTCGGCTCTTTTCTAATCGGGTGATCACTCGCTATCCTGCTTTTGCTGAATTTTTTGGTATGGAAGAAGCCATTGAGCAAATAGTGTCTTATCTCACTCATGCATCGCAAGGCCTAGAAGAAAAGAAACAAGTCTTGTACTTGTTAGGGCCCGTAGGCGGAGGTAAATCTTCATTAGCAGAAAAGCTTAAAGAGCTAATGCAACAATTACCAATCTATGTACTGAGTGCTAATGGGAAACGTAGTCCGGTAAATGATCACCCCTTCTGTTTATTTGATCCTGAGGCTGATGGAAAAATTCTCACTGAAGATTACAACATCCCGTCAAGGTATTTGAATACAATTATGTCACCTTGGATAGTTAAGCGGTTGCATGAGTTTAATGGTGATATTTCAAAGTTTAAGGTGGTGAAATTACACCCCTCTATTATCGATCAAATTGCCATCGCAAAAACAGAGCCCGGCGATGATAACAACCAAGATATATCATCACTTGTCGGTAAAGTAGATATTAGACAACTAGAGCATTTTGCTCAAAACGATGCTGATGCATACAGCTATTCAGGTGCGCTATGTAGGGCCAACCAAGGGCTAATGGAATTCGTTGAAATGTTTAAAGCACCAATTAAGGTATTACATCCATTGTTAACGGCAACCCAAGAAGGTAATTACAATTCAACCGAAGGACTTTCTGCATTGCCATTTTCTGGCGTGTTGCTGGCTCATTCGAACGAGTCTGAGTGGATAACTTTTAAAAATAATAAAAACAATGAAGCGTTTCTCGATAGGGTTTATATCGTCAAAATTCCATACTGTTTAAGGATGTCAGAAGAAGTCAAAATTTATCAAAAACTACTTGATAACAGTGAATTAAGTGATGCTCAATGTGCTCCATCTACGTTAAGTATTTTAGCGCAATTTTCTATTTTATCTCGTTTATTCTCGCCAGAAAATTCAAGCATTTATTCTAAAATGAAGGTCTATAACGGTGAATCATTAAAAGATACTGATCCTAAAGCAAAATCATACCAGGAGTATCGAGATTTTGCTGGTGTTGATGAGGGAATGTCGGGTGTGTCTACTCGCTTTGCTTTTAAAATTCTTGCTCGGGTGTTTAATTTTGATCACCTTGAAATAGCAGCAAATCCAGTACATTTGTTTTATGTACTTGAACAGCAGATTGAGCGAGAGCAATTAGCGAAAGAAGTAGCTGATAGCTACTTAGAGTTTATCAAAGATTATTTGATCCCAGAATACATCGAGTTTATTGGAAAAGAGATCCAAACAGCATACCTTGAGTCTTACTCAGAGTATGGGCAAAATATTTTTGATAGGTATGTCGTCTATGCCGATTTTTGGATTCAGGATCAAGAGTATCGCGATACCGACACAGGGCAAATACTAAACCGTTCGACCTTAAACACTGAATTGGAAAAAATTGAAAAGCCAGCAGGTATTTCTAACCCGAAAGATTTTCGTAATGAAATTGTCAACTTTGTTTTAAGAGCTAAGGCGAATAATAACGGCAAAAATCCGCTTTGGACCAGTTATGAAAAACTTCGAACTGTGATAGAGAAAAAAATGTTCTCCAATACCGAAGACTTGTTACCGGTGATTTCTTTTAACACCAAGTCATCTTCACAAGACCAACAAAAACACGATGAATTTGTGCAAAGAATGATCACCAAAGGCTACACCGCCAAACAAGTACGGTTATTGTCAGAATGGTACTTACGAGTTAGGAAATCATCTTAA
- a CDS encoding DUF4097 family beta strand repeat-containing protein, with amino-acid sequence MKFYRNTLKNTLATLKISGAIFLLALAIPALAKDVDQKLAVSENANISIDNLRGKVVIKGTATNQVWVTGKLDDKATDFILKADGDNVIVQVKMPAHMNNSFWDHDEQETDIVIEVPKGAKISFQGVSSDIKISNVNNDVRAKTVSGDVILKQLNGNRVDIETVSGDIDTKSINGRISLSAVSGDIKDDGSAGRLEYYAVSGDIDVNSTAEEVVANVISGDLEIRLNNVIDAELSSVSGNVVAKLELNDDGLLEMSSVSGNLDLVLQENVNASVKVDSHAGGRITNKLTDDKVEKAKYGPHSKLSTQAGSGSASVKMSTVSGNVKLHY; translated from the coding sequence ATGAAGTTTTATCGAAATACCCTAAAGAACACCTTAGCGACATTAAAGATCAGCGGAGCTATTTTTTTACTGGCGTTAGCAATACCTGCTTTAGCGAAAGACGTTGATCAAAAGTTAGCTGTTAGTGAAAACGCAAACATTAGTATTGATAATTTACGTGGAAAAGTTGTAATTAAAGGAACAGCTACTAACCAAGTTTGGGTGACAGGAAAGTTAGATGATAAAGCTACTGATTTTATTCTAAAAGCCGATGGTGACAATGTTATTGTGCAAGTTAAAATGCCTGCACATATGAATAATAGTTTTTGGGATCATGACGAGCAAGAAACCGATATCGTTATTGAAGTGCCTAAAGGGGCTAAAATAAGCTTCCAAGGTGTCTCAAGTGATATCAAAATAAGCAATGTTAATAATGATGTAAGAGCTAAAACGGTCAGTGGTGATGTTATTCTGAAGCAGCTAAACGGTAATCGAGTAGATATTGAAACGGTTAGTGGTGATATTGACACTAAATCTATTAATGGCCGTATAAGTTTGTCTGCCGTTAGTGGTGATATCAAAGATGATGGCTCTGCCGGCCGATTAGAATATTATGCGGTTAGTGGCGATATAGACGTAAACAGTACTGCCGAAGAAGTTGTTGCCAATGTAATTTCTGGTGACTTAGAGATTAGACTAAACAATGTTATTGATGCAGAGCTTTCAAGCGTAAGTGGTAATGTAGTTGCTAAACTTGAACTTAATGATGATGGCTTATTAGAAATGTCTTCTGTAAGTGGTAATTTAGACCTAGTTTTACAAGAAAATGTTAATGCATCTGTTAAAGTTGATTCGCATGCAGGCGGTCGCATAACTAATAAATTAACTGATGATAAAGTGGAAAAGGCCAAATATGGGCCGCATTCTAAATTATCAACTCAAGCTGGAAGTGGCAGCGCATCAGTTAAAATGTCAACTGTATCTGGTAACGTAAAACTTCACTATTAG
- a CDS encoding RNA polymerase sigma factor, protein MINAEDVFAQKQEHEWITNAKAGDRSAFNHLYKLHVGRVYALCLRMLSSRDQADDVAQEVFVQVWLKIENFRGDAKFSTWLHSVATNTVLTHMRKQKSWVQKVFSIEDNPQAEQAGNEIEDLSDLDKMILRLPERARIVFVLFAVEGYRHEEIATMLNMAVGSSKSHFHRARTLLKEWL, encoded by the coding sequence GTGATAAATGCCGAAGATGTTTTTGCACAAAAACAAGAGCATGAATGGATAACAAACGCCAAGGCCGGCGATCGGAGCGCATTTAACCATTTGTATAAGTTACATGTTGGTCGAGTTTATGCGTTGTGTTTACGTATGTTGTCTAGTCGTGACCAAGCCGATGATGTAGCGCAAGAAGTATTCGTGCAGGTATGGTTAAAAATAGAGAATTTTCGTGGTGATGCCAAATTTTCTACCTGGTTACATTCGGTGGCAACTAACACCGTGTTAACCCATATGCGTAAACAAAAAAGTTGGGTACAAAAAGTTTTCAGTATTGAAGATAACCCTCAGGCTGAGCAAGCAGGTAATGAAATTGAAGACTTATCTGACTTAGACAAAATGATTTTACGTTTACCTGAAAGAGCTAGAATTGTGTTTGTATTATTTGCCGTCGAAGGCTACAGACATGAAGAAATTGCAACAATGTTAAATATGGCGGTGGGTTCGAGTAAATCTCATTTCCACCGAGCTAGAACTTTATTAAAAGAGTGGTTGTAA
- a CDS encoding YbaN family protein produces the protein MKRFLYLAVGFGFVVLAIIGIALPVLPTTPFLLVAAACFAKSSKRCHKWLIDNKLFGPIINNWQKNRCIPKKAKLVAVFSILIFGSFSVLLAVPNIYGKLATTALLAIGLFVVLSIKTCPQKQK, from the coding sequence ATGAAACGATTTCTTTATTTAGCCGTCGGATTTGGATTTGTTGTCTTAGCTATTATTGGAATAGCCTTACCTGTATTACCAACCACACCGTTTTTATTAGTGGCAGCAGCATGTTTTGCTAAATCATCAAAGCGTTGCCACAAATGGTTAATTGACAATAAATTGTTTGGCCCAATTATCAATAACTGGCAAAAAAATCGCTGTATCCCTAAAAAAGCTAAATTAGTTGCGGTGTTTTCAATTCTTATTTTTGGTAGCTTCTCGGTGCTATTAGCAGTACCAAATATCTATGGAAAGTTAGCAACTACTGCATTATTAGCCATTGGTTTATTCGTTGTCCTTAGTATTAAAACCTGTCCTCAAAAGCAAAAATAA
- a CDS encoding YehS family protein translates to MTNNDILRRIRFVFNYDDSTMLSIFAQAELKVDIEKYHHWLRKEDDDKYINLTDTQLATFLNGLINKNRGKRDGPQPKAESKLNNNIILRKLKIALNLNDEDMLAILALADLRIGKSELSAFFRKVGHKHYRECKDQVMRNFLQGMQIKYRESNPYV, encoded by the coding sequence ATGACTAACAACGATATTTTACGCCGCATTCGTTTTGTATTTAATTACGATGATAGCACTATGTTATCTATATTCGCGCAAGCTGAATTGAAAGTAGATATTGAAAAATACCATCATTGGCTACGTAAAGAAGATGATGATAAATATATCAATTTAACTGATACCCAATTAGCTACATTTTTAAATGGTTTAATCAATAAAAACCGTGGAAAACGAGACGGCCCACAGCCAAAAGCTGAAAGTAAGTTAAATAATAATATTATTTTACGTAAACTTAAAATCGCCTTAAACCTTAATGATGAAGATATGCTGGCTATTCTAGCGTTAGCTGATTTACGCATTGGTAAGTCTGAGCTTAGTGCCTTTTTCAGAAAGGTAGGCCATAAGCATTATCGTGAATGTAAAGACCAAGTGATGCGCAACTTTTTACAAGGTATGCAAATTAAGTACCGCGAAAGTAACCCATACGTATAA
- a CDS encoding gamma-butyrobetaine hydroxylase-like domain-containing protein — translation MQVTQLVLNEKTNFLTLSFADNFSQSLSYEFMRVYSPNEQTPQKGQAKAPVSHKKMVKLLAIEPLAKHGFRMNFDDQHSAIYSAQLLQEYAHNKARLWQEYIDALAHTGHSREAMIDITQIQ, via the coding sequence ATGCAAGTTACTCAGTTGGTCTTAAATGAAAAGACAAATTTTCTTACCTTAAGTTTTGCTGATAATTTTAGCCAAAGCCTAAGTTATGAATTTATGCGTGTATACTCTCCTAATGAACAAACGCCCCAAAAGGGTCAAGCCAAAGCACCGGTTAGTCATAAAAAAATGGTTAAATTATTAGCCATAGAACCATTGGCTAAACATGGTTTTCGGATGAACTTTGATGATCAACACAGTGCCATATACAGCGCTCAGCTACTGCAAGAGTATGCTCATAATAAAGCTCGCCTTTGGCAAGAGTATATTGATGCGTTAGCACATACTGGTCATAGCCGAGAAGCAATGATCGACATTACCCAAATTCAATAA